Proteins encoded by one window of Leptospira stimsonii:
- a CDS encoding DUF2062 domain-containing protein → MVKETNSHQSKGSIFHFFKHFAPKNVLEIIKRELKSGITPEKITLSIIVGAGVGVFPLIGTTMTICGILGVLFRLNPVTIQLANYIVYPLQILLIFPFLKTGSDILGIPLDLHWAENISVENISEIAKGIFDVAGFAVLGWFVWIPAISLLLYFAFLPFVRKAGRLFDSKKKDIQ, encoded by the coding sequence ATCGTGAAAGAAACAAATTCTCACCAAAGCAAAGGATCGATTTTTCATTTTTTCAAACACTTTGCACCGAAGAACGTTTTGGAAATTATCAAGAGGGAACTTAAATCCGGGATCACACCGGAAAAGATCACTTTGAGTATCATAGTCGGTGCCGGAGTGGGAGTTTTTCCTTTGATCGGAACTACGATGACGATTTGTGGAATCTTGGGAGTTCTTTTTCGATTGAATCCGGTAACGATTCAGCTGGCGAATTACATCGTGTATCCCTTACAGATTCTTTTGATCTTTCCGTTTTTAAAAACGGGTTCCGATATCTTAGGAATTCCCTTGGATCTCCATTGGGCGGAGAATATTAGCGTCGAAAATATCTCCGAAATCGCGAAAGGGATATTTGACGTGGCGGGTTTTGCGGTTCTAGGTTGGTTCGTCTGGATCCCGGCAATTTCGCTTCTTCTCTATTTTGCTTTTTTACCCTTCGTGAGAAAAGCCGGAAGATTATTCGATTCGAAGAAGAAAGATATTCAATAA
- the mtnB gene encoding methylthioribulose 1-phosphate dehydratase, with the protein MSVKKQLERLSSLGAAYHKNGWMPGTAGNLSVRFPGESGFWVSGSGLDKNLLNKRNFLFVDLESGKPIHSKEAKPEKGLKPSAETSIHRAVYRAMEGAGCGLHVHTLESNLIGAGTSKADPIALLELPSVEILKAYGIWEENPKVYVPVIYNFSNVQDISDCLEKYLKDYKPVVPFCIIEKHGITVWGKDLTQANRNLEATDFILKYMVSWRNLSYPMETKAVRQDQSNTDQDRAEVFSTEFPVYPATFS; encoded by the coding sequence ATGTCCGTCAAAAAACAATTGGAACGGCTCTCATCCTTGGGAGCCGCCTATCACAAAAACGGATGGATGCCCGGAACCGCGGGCAATCTTTCCGTTCGTTTCCCGGGAGAATCGGGATTCTGGGTCAGCGGAAGCGGACTCGACAAAAACCTATTAAACAAACGTAATTTTCTTTTTGTAGATTTGGAATCGGGAAAACCGATTCATTCAAAAGAAGCGAAGCCGGAAAAAGGATTGAAGCCGAGCGCGGAAACTTCGATCCACCGTGCGGTATATCGCGCCATGGAAGGCGCCGGTTGCGGGCTTCACGTTCATACCTTGGAATCCAATTTAATCGGAGCCGGCACTTCGAAAGCGGACCCGATCGCGCTCCTCGAGCTTCCCTCCGTTGAAATCTTAAAAGCCTACGGAATCTGGGAAGAGAATCCAAAGGTTTATGTTCCCGTAATATACAATTTTTCGAATGTTCAGGATATTTCCGATTGTCTGGAAAAATATCTGAAAGACTACAAGCCTGTCGTTCCGTTTTGTATCATCGAAAAACACGGGATTACGGTTTGGGGAAAGGATCTAACGCAAGCGAATCGAAATCTGGAAGCGACCGACTTTATTCTCAAATACATGGTTTCTTGGAGGAATTTATCCTATCCGATGGAAACGAAAGCCGTAAGACAGGATCAATCCAATACGGATCAGGATCGGGCCGAAGTATTCTCCACGGAATTTCCGGTATATCCGGCAACCTTTTCGTAA
- a CDS encoding SDR family oxidoreductase has protein sequence MSSSKEISPILVAGAGSGIGKSVLENLNALGQNAIGISRAGIVRNSESTFEFGKNYHCDLFRTSEVPEFVSSLQKQFSILSGVYFTFGSGLFKPVEKITLEEWNAHFVLNLNSLFVLTKEILPLLKPGAFLCYLSSTAGYQGFPESTAYCASRHAIAGFAKALREELKPKGIRVITVYPGAVYTDIWKGRDGFDQADMIPVDDFGKWLATLSTLPDAVYPDEIRLLPRKGIL, from the coding sequence TTGTCTTCCTCCAAAGAAATTTCACCCATTCTTGTCGCCGGGGCAGGTTCGGGCATCGGAAAATCTGTATTAGAAAATCTGAATGCGCTAGGTCAGAACGCGATCGGGATCTCCAGAGCCGGAATTGTGCGTAACTCCGAGTCCACGTTCGAATTTGGAAAGAATTATCACTGTGACCTTTTTCGGACTTCGGAAGTCCCCGAATTCGTGTCTTCCTTGCAGAAACAATTTTCTATTTTATCGGGCGTTTATTTTACCTTCGGAAGTGGTCTTTTTAAACCCGTTGAAAAAATCACATTAGAAGAATGGAATGCTCATTTCGTCCTGAATCTGAATTCTCTTTTTGTCCTCACGAAGGAAATTCTTCCTTTATTAAAACCCGGAGCTTTTCTTTGTTATCTTTCCTCTACCGCGGGTTATCAAGGATTTCCGGAATCGACCGCGTATTGCGCGAGTAGACACGCGATCGCGGGTTTTGCCAAAGCTCTTCGAGAAGAATTAAAACCGAAAGGGATTCGTGTGATTACGGTTTATCCCGGAGCCGTATATACGGATATTTGGAAGGGGAGGGACGGTTTTGATCAGGCCGATATGATCCCTGTGGACGACTTCGGAAAATGGTTGGCGACTCTTTCCACGCTTCCGGACGCGGTTTATCCGGATGAGATCCGACTTCTCCCTCGAAAAGGGATCCTATAA
- a CDS encoding KamA family radical SAM protein: MSTFPLTQTPFLQNQTANQPEWLNWKWQIQNRIKTQEELSRRIELTQKEKLSFEACSTFFEFSATPYYLELADPVDPNCPIRLQIVPQEEELIRNGFEKQDPLAEESHMPVKGVTHRYQDRALWYLSHVCAVYCRFCTRKRKVSKSFHTPGKEEWEQALAYFREHTEIKEVILSGGDPLNLSDDRLDYLLGELKSISHINQVRIHSRYPVTLPMRIDSSLCRVLKKHFPIFLITHFNHPKEITALVKERIALLIQEGNVMVLNQSVLLKGINDSPEVLKDLFYGLTAIGIKPYYLHQCDEVWGSSGFRVEIAKGVEIMKQIRGRISGLSVPLYVVDLTGGGGKVPLPTDYLAEKKEHSYVFRNYQDDLYEIST, from the coding sequence CTGTCTACTTTCCCTTTAACACAAACCCCATTCTTACAAAACCAAACAGCAAACCAGCCCGAGTGGTTGAATTGGAAATGGCAGATTCAAAATCGGATCAAAACGCAAGAAGAACTTTCTCGCAGAATCGAACTCACTCAAAAAGAGAAACTCTCCTTCGAGGCGTGTTCGACCTTCTTTGAATTCTCCGCAACTCCCTATTATCTGGAACTCGCGGATCCGGTAGATCCGAATTGTCCGATTCGACTTCAGATCGTTCCTCAAGAAGAAGAATTGATCCGAAACGGGTTCGAAAAACAGGATCCGCTCGCCGAAGAATCTCATATGCCGGTCAAAGGAGTTACGCACCGTTATCAGGATCGGGCGCTCTGGTATTTGTCCCATGTCTGCGCCGTCTACTGTCGATTTTGCACTCGAAAGAGAAAGGTGAGCAAATCCTTTCACACACCGGGAAAGGAAGAATGGGAACAAGCCCTCGCCTATTTTCGAGAACATACGGAGATCAAGGAAGTGATTCTTTCGGGTGGGGATCCTCTCAATCTTTCCGACGATCGATTGGATTATCTTCTCGGCGAACTCAAATCCATTTCGCATATCAATCAGGTACGAATTCACAGTCGATATCCGGTCACACTTCCGATGCGAATCGATTCTTCTCTTTGTAGAGTTCTAAAAAAGCACTTCCCGATTTTTCTAATCACACACTTCAATCATCCGAAAGAAATCACAGCTCTCGTAAAAGAAAGGATCGCACTTCTCATCCAGGAAGGGAATGTGATGGTTCTCAACCAGAGCGTTCTTTTAAAGGGAATCAATGATTCTCCCGAAGTCCTCAAGGACCTGTTTTACGGTTTAACTGCGATCGGGATCAAACCGTATTACCTTCATCAATGTGACGAGGTCTGGGGAAGTAGCGGCTTCCGAGTGGAAATCGCAAAAGGTGTCGAGATCATGAAACAGATTCGCGGAAGAATCTCCGGGCTTTCCGTTCCTCTTTACGTAGTCGATCTGACCGGCGGCGGAGGAAAGGTTCCCTTACCTACGGATTATCTGGCCGAGAAGAAGGAACATTCCTACGTTTTTCGAAATTATCAGGACGATCTCTATGAAATCAGTACCTAA
- the efp gene encoding elongation factor P: protein MTLGITEVKKGMVLKVEGDLYSVVKTEFVNPGKGSAFIRTKLKNLTRNSSIERTFKAAEKLESVELEKRNMTICYTEGDDIIFMDSNDFEQMPVSKEYVEDILPFLKEETAMEVTFYEGKPIGVIPPNFAILEVTYAEEGLKGDTSGTAQKRVTVETGGEINVPIFVKQGDVVKIDLRDLTYVERVNK from the coding sequence ATGACTCTTGGTATCACAGAAGTAAAAAAAGGTATGGTTCTCAAAGTGGAAGGGGATCTCTACTCGGTTGTAAAAACCGAATTCGTAAACCCGGGTAAAGGCTCCGCTTTTATCAGAACAAAACTGAAGAATCTTACCAGAAACAGTTCCATCGAACGGACCTTCAAAGCGGCAGAAAAGTTAGAAAGTGTCGAGTTAGAAAAAAGAAATATGACCATCTGCTACACCGAAGGAGATGATATCATCTTCATGGACTCAAACGACTTCGAACAAATGCCGGTGTCTAAAGAATACGTGGAAGACATTCTTCCCTTCTTAAAGGAAGAAACCGCGATGGAAGTTACTTTCTACGAAGGAAAGCCGATCGGAGTCATTCCTCCGAACTTTGCCATCTTAGAAGTTACATATGCGGAAGAAGGTCTGAAAGGTGACACTTCCGGAACCGCACAAAAACGTGTCACCGTCGAAACCGGCGGAGAAATCAACGTTCCTATTTTCGTTAAGCAGGGCGACGTCGTAAAAATAGACCTGCGAGATCTCACTTACGTAGAAAGGGTCAACAAATAA
- a CDS encoding histidine kinase N-terminal 7TM domain-containing protein: protein MNLPPLQETMDLTWSPFAFYSCFSFFIFSINFYITYKNLRVQGSKEFLFVLLGFSVYSFGSFFELLSRNERWILFWDDFQFIGNDIIVIAISFFIPRMTSLTFAYKFPLSILLILFPICNEIIIWSGFHPEWIRTDICFLSETPWKALTYDYGPWMKLFITYYLSAQFLIVVILIWKFVTLKGFRKAQMFLLLIGIIFPFLGGLMTVAGLFPFLNPHLDIFPITGSIAALIWAYGLFYFRMMDLIPIARDKVFNLIQDGILILDKNNVILDYNEEAFVLFLSRLDTVGITLKEIYPDLDHLIQNYRKEKIDSFPDLRIFVKGELRYYEVILRNFSNHADQSDFWILTLRNITERKLGEERAIEEKNFLSMILDSTRVLFVALDKDGKILRFNKACENAFGYLSEEVRGFPFWDIFAEAHKKEQIKKIYLRMIRWKFLPKTQEQWIGKYRERKLIQWENREIKDKNGRTNYIISAGTDLTDVYNAENEIANLRSAYAEISKKNQLIEDQKEELEEIIDTLTKTQAQLVQTAKLADLGQLVSGIAHEINNPLGAIQASNQNIQHYTRSFREKSKHYFRLLNRLPQEIRDQISTLIEVAGNHNDLVLGLERRKRVKEVKANLEKIGIENPTNDLCEIAIECGLYGREEEYSNILKHSEVISILELITDLLGPERNSQTIQTAVERSSKILYALKSLAHFESNSILEESNIRENVEIVLALYQNLFRHGVELSVEFEDLPPVPIYRDDLLHLWTNLIMNAVQAMNYSGKLNIVGLRENGYAVIKVEDSGPGIPDSLRDKIFDPFFTTKPPGEGSGLGLDICMKIVEKHNGKIVFESEPGKTVFTVRLPYRHSSENVFVKRR from the coding sequence ATGAACCTTCCACCTCTTCAAGAAACAATGGACCTCACTTGGTCTCCATTTGCGTTCTACTCCTGTTTTTCCTTCTTCATCTTCAGCATCAACTTTTATATCACGTATAAGAATCTGAGAGTCCAAGGTAGCAAAGAATTCCTTTTCGTACTTCTGGGATTTTCGGTCTATTCATTCGGAAGTTTTTTCGAACTACTTTCCAGGAATGAAAGATGGATCCTATTTTGGGACGATTTTCAATTTATCGGAAACGATATCATCGTGATCGCGATCTCCTTCTTTATTCCAAGGATGACTTCGCTCACCTTCGCCTACAAATTCCCTTTGTCGATTTTATTAATTCTCTTCCCGATATGTAATGAAATCATAATATGGTCCGGTTTCCATCCGGAATGGATCAGAACTGACATCTGTTTTCTTTCCGAAACTCCATGGAAGGCCTTAACCTACGACTACGGCCCTTGGATGAAATTATTCATCACGTATTACCTTTCAGCGCAATTTTTGATCGTCGTGATTTTGATCTGGAAGTTTGTCACTCTCAAAGGATTTCGAAAGGCCCAGATGTTTTTACTGCTCATCGGAATCATTTTTCCTTTCCTGGGCGGCTTAATGACGGTCGCCGGCTTATTCCCGTTTCTCAATCCGCATCTCGACATATTTCCGATCACCGGTTCTATCGCGGCTTTGATCTGGGCATACGGCCTATTTTATTTTAGAATGATGGATTTGATCCCGATCGCAAGGGATAAAGTTTTCAATCTGATCCAGGACGGAATTCTTATATTAGATAAGAATAATGTTATTCTCGACTACAACGAGGAGGCTTTTGTCCTTTTCCTAAGTCGATTGGATACGGTCGGAATTACTCTTAAAGAAATTTATCCGGATCTGGACCATCTTATCCAAAATTATAGAAAGGAAAAAATCGATTCGTTCCCGGACTTACGCATCTTCGTAAAGGGCGAACTGAGATATTACGAAGTCATACTGAGAAATTTTTCGAACCATGCGGATCAAAGCGACTTCTGGATTCTGACCCTAAGAAATATCACCGAAAGAAAACTCGGAGAAGAAAGAGCCATCGAAGAGAAAAATTTTCTCAGTATGATCTTGGATTCTACCAGAGTCCTTTTTGTAGCCTTGGATAAGGACGGAAAAATTCTTCGATTTAACAAAGCCTGCGAAAACGCGTTCGGATATCTTTCCGAGGAAGTTCGAGGTTTTCCCTTCTGGGATATTTTCGCGGAAGCTCATAAGAAGGAACAAATCAAAAAAATCTATCTGAGAATGATCCGATGGAAATTTCTACCGAAAACGCAAGAGCAATGGATCGGAAAATACAGAGAGAGAAAATTGATTCAATGGGAAAATCGGGAAATAAAGGATAAAAACGGAAGAACGAATTACATCATTTCAGCTGGAACGGATCTAACCGATGTCTATAACGCCGAAAACGAAATCGCAAACTTAAGATCCGCTTACGCCGAAATTTCGAAAAAGAATCAGTTGATCGAGGATCAGAAAGAAGAGCTCGAAGAAATCATCGATACACTTACAAAAACCCAGGCCCAACTCGTACAAACCGCAAAACTCGCCGACTTAGGACAACTCGTATCCGGAATCGCACACGAAATCAACAATCCGTTAGGCGCCATTCAAGCCTCCAATCAGAACATTCAACATTATACGAGATCTTTTCGAGAAAAATCGAAACACTATTTCCGACTTTTAAATCGACTTCCACAAGAAATCCGCGATCAGATCTCCACGCTTATCGAGGTAGCGGGAAATCACAACGATCTCGTCCTAGGCCTGGAAAGAAGGAAACGGGTGAAGGAAGTAAAAGCAAATCTGGAAAAGATCGGAATCGAAAATCCAACGAACGACCTCTGTGAAATCGCGATCGAATGCGGGCTTTACGGAAGGGAAGAAGAATATTCGAATATTCTAAAACATTCCGAGGTAATCTCCATTTTAGAATTGATTACGGATCTATTAGGCCCGGAGCGGAATTCTCAGACGATTCAAACCGCGGTCGAAAGATCCTCTAAAATTCTCTACGCTCTCAAAAGTCTTGCTCATTTCGAGAGCAACAGTATTTTAGAAGAATCGAATATTCGCGAGAATGTGGAGATCGTCCTCGCACTTTATCAAAATCTATTTCGACACGGAGTCGAACTTTCGGTTGAATTCGAAGACCTCCCGCCGGTTCCGATCTATCGGGACGATCTTCTTCATCTCTGGACCAATCTGATCATGAACGCCGTCCAAGCGATGAATTATTCCGGAAAGTTGAATATCGTCGGCTTAAGGGAAAACGGCTATGCCGTGATCAAAGTGGAGGACTCGGGTCCGGGAATTCCGGATTCTCTCCGGGATAAGATTTTTGATCCTTTCTTTACGACCAAACCTCCGGGTGAAGGAAGCGGACTCGGTCTTGATATCTGCATGAAGATCGTCGAGAAACACAATGGAAAGATCGTCTTCGAATCCGAACCGGGAAAGACGGTGTTCACCGTTCGTCTACCGTATCGACATTCTTCGGAGAACGTTTTTGTTAAGCGAAGATAG
- a CDS encoding 1,2-dihydroxy-3-keto-5-methylthiopentene dioxygenase gives MATIVRQNGLPEIKETNEVKSFLKERGIDYDHWKVPEGATELTNKEVLADTEKENLLSKLDDRFQTLKEKEGYQSRDLIVLHPNVSGLNEMLAKFDKVHYHTDEEVRYIVDGSGVFGFALKGEKFLVHVVKDDFISVPRNTNHWFYLDDKKRIKAVRYFQDMSGWVPNYVEETNSLD, from the coding sequence ATGGCAACGATAGTAAGACAAAACGGTCTTCCTGAAATCAAGGAGACGAACGAAGTAAAATCCTTTCTCAAAGAAAGAGGAATCGATTACGACCACTGGAAAGTTCCCGAAGGCGCGACCGAACTTACAAACAAAGAAGTTTTGGCGGACACTGAAAAGGAAAATCTTTTATCAAAACTCGACGATCGTTTTCAAACCTTAAAAGAAAAAGAAGGATATCAATCGAGAGATCTGATCGTACTTCATCCGAATGTTTCCGGTTTGAACGAGATGCTCGCAAAGTTTGATAAAGTTCACTATCACACGGACGAAGAGGTTCGATATATCGTGGACGGTTCCGGAGTTTTCGGTTTTGCTCTCAAAGGCGAAAAATTCTTAGTTCACGTTGTGAAAGACGATTTTATTTCCGTTCCTAGAAATACGAATCATTGGTTCTATCTCGACGACAAAAAAAGAATCAAGGCAGTGCGTTACTTCCAAGACATGAGCGGTTGGGTTCCGAACTACGTCGAAGAAACCAATTCCTTGGACTGA
- a CDS encoding SAM-dependent methyltransferase, giving the protein MKWIYDLMEKDVFPNWLIRIRIRQLLKQRLRDEDKGSLEKNQKHLMEYVNHLKKSPIAIHTGAANEQHYEVPSEFFKLVMGKHMKYSSGYWDTKNTSFDESERRMLEITCQRAQIENGMSILDLGCGWGSLSLYMAEKFPKSSITGVSNSKSQKKFIDGEAKKRGLKNLTILTADMNEFKIAKKFDRLVSVEMLEHMKNYEKLFEKFSGFLKPNGLFFVHIFTHHKFAYAFEVVDDTDWMSKYFFTGGQMPSHDLFLYFQKNFQIQNQWVVNGNHYARTSEAWLDGMIRNKDQVMKVLSDTYGPDQAVKWFVYWKVFFMACAELWKYRNGEEWIVSHYLFSKR; this is encoded by the coding sequence ATGAAGTGGATTTACGATTTGATGGAGAAAGACGTTTTCCCGAACTGGTTGATTCGAATTCGGATACGTCAGCTATTAAAACAGAGATTGCGCGACGAAGACAAAGGTTCACTCGAGAAAAATCAGAAACATCTGATGGAATACGTGAATCATCTGAAAAAATCTCCGATAGCGATTCATACTGGCGCCGCGAACGAGCAACACTACGAGGTTCCCTCCGAATTCTTCAAACTCGTGATGGGAAAACATATGAAATACAGTTCAGGTTATTGGGATACAAAGAACACATCCTTTGACGAATCGGAACGGAGAATGCTTGAGATCACGTGCCAAAGAGCACAAATCGAAAACGGAATGAGTATTCTGGATCTGGGATGTGGTTGGGGTTCCTTGTCGCTTTATATGGCCGAGAAGTTTCCGAAGTCTTCCATAACCGGAGTTTCGAATTCGAAGAGTCAAAAGAAGTTCATCGATGGAGAAGCCAAAAAAAGAGGACTCAAAAATCTAACGATTCTGACCGCCGATATGAACGAGTTTAAGATTGCAAAAAAATTCGATCGTTTAGTTTCCGTCGAAATGTTGGAACACATGAAGAATTATGAGAAACTATTTGAGAAATTTTCCGGATTCTTAAAACCGAACGGACTCTTCTTTGTGCATATTTTTACGCATCATAAATTTGCCTATGCCTTCGAAGTCGTGGACGATACGGATTGGATGTCCAAATACTTTTTTACTGGCGGTCAAATGCCTTCTCACGATTTGTTTTTGTATTTTCAAAAAAACTTTCAGATTCAAAATCAGTGGGTCGTAAACGGGAATCATTACGCGAGAACTTCCGAGGCTTGGCTCGATGGAATGATTCGGAACAAGGATCAGGTGATGAAAGTTCTTTCCGATACGTACGGGCCCGATCAGGCGGTGAAGTGGTTCGTATATTGGAAGGTTTTCTTTATGGCTTGTGCGGAATTATGGAAGTATCGGAACGGAGAAGAATGGATCGTTTCACATTATCTTTTCTCAAAACGTTAG
- a CDS encoding DUF1295 domain-containing protein translates to MFLQILTLMLSAWAVVIVLMTILWWFGKRANNYAVVDVGWGLCISTAAIVYYWLGDGFPLRTAQITAIVAFWGWRLSLFILITRVFSGHEDPRYTAFRAEYGDQVDRKFYTNIFQFQGILAVLLSIPFVFPNINDNPNTNSFEILGIALFIISVLGEAWADFQLNEFKKNSENKGKVCDVGLWRYSRHPNYFFEWLIWISFALFALGSPYGWIGLISPIVMYILLTKVTGVPLNEVGQLKSKGELYQEYIRKTSAFFPWFPKA, encoded by the coding sequence ATGTTTTTACAAATTCTAACTCTTATGTTGTCCGCTTGGGCGGTCGTGATCGTTTTGATGACGATCCTTTGGTGGTTCGGAAAACGGGCAAACAATTACGCCGTCGTGGACGTCGGGTGGGGACTTTGTATTTCGACTGCCGCGATCGTTTATTATTGGTTAGGCGATGGATTTCCTTTGAGAACCGCGCAGATCACCGCAATTGTTGCCTTCTGGGGATGGAGACTTTCTCTTTTTATTCTTATAACGAGGGTTTTTTCGGGACACGAGGATCCGCGTTATACGGCCTTTAGAGCGGAATACGGAGATCAAGTGGACCGAAAGTTTTATACGAACATCTTTCAGTTTCAAGGAATTCTTGCCGTATTATTGAGCATTCCTTTCGTATTTCCGAATATAAATGATAACCCGAACACGAATTCCTTCGAGATCCTCGGGATCGCATTGTTCATTATCTCCGTGTTAGGCGAAGCTTGGGCGGATTTCCAACTCAACGAATTTAAGAAAAATTCGGAGAACAAGGGAAAAGTCTGCGACGTCGGATTGTGGAGGTATTCGAGGCATCCGAATTATTTCTTCGAGTGGTTGATTTGGATCTCTTTCGCTCTTTTCGCGTTGGGTTCTCCTTACGGCTGGATCGGTTTGATTTCACCGATCGTAATGTATATTCTTCTAACGAAGGTGACCGGCGTGCCTCTAAACGAAGTAGGGCAACTCAAATCCAAAGGCGAGTTATATCAGGAATACATTCGAAAAACGAGTGCATTCTTTCCTTGGTTTCCGAAAGCATAA
- a CDS encoding phosphate ABC transporter substrate-binding protein: protein MKLKSLILSAIILSASLAGNCKPKETITVTGSETMHVMLQMIGLEYSRKKSGTQVVVNGGGSIEGIEKLFQGKTDIAAASRPLTEKELKEFDSRGKFESLAVAYDGIAIIVNPANPIRKISLETASKIFSGEISDWSKIGGKAGKIQVVIRNDKSGTAAYFETHVLKQKDLGAKNYEARKNVEYSSNAKIVSDNDTMAAEIDSNPNAIGFMGMGSALFENKGRVRALEYSLSGKEPHVVPSIENVYNRTYELSRGLYLFYLSDHGQKIDDFITYVTSEDGQKTILKSGYLRGSLPTVEVEVKK, encoded by the coding sequence ATGAAATTGAAATCTCTTATCTTAAGCGCAATCATTCTATCGGCTTCACTCGCCGGAAATTGTAAACCGAAAGAAACAATCACGGTGACCGGGTCCGAAACCATGCACGTGATGCTTCAAATGATCGGATTGGAATATTCCAGAAAAAAATCCGGAACACAAGTGGTCGTAAACGGAGGCGGTTCGATCGAAGGAATCGAAAAGTTATTCCAGGGCAAGACGGATATCGCCGCGGCGAGCAGACCTCTGACCGAAAAGGAACTCAAGGAATTCGACTCCAGAGGAAAGTTCGAATCTCTCGCAGTCGCTTATGACGGAATCGCAATCATCGTAAATCCTGCGAACCCGATTCGAAAGATCAGTTTGGAAACGGCGTCCAAGATATTCTCCGGAGAAATCAGCGATTGGTCCAAAATCGGAGGCAAAGCGGGAAAGATCCAAGTTGTCATTCGAAACGATAAATCCGGAACCGCGGCTTATTTTGAAACGCACGTTTTGAAACAGAAAGATCTCGGCGCAAAAAATTACGAAGCGCGCAAGAACGTGGAATATTCTTCGAATGCCAAAATCGTTTCCGATAACGACACGATGGCGGCGGAGATCGATTCCAATCCGAACGCGATCGGATTTATGGGAATGGGAAGCGCTCTTTTCGAAAACAAAGGACGGGTTCGCGCTTTGGAATATTCTTTATCCGGAAAGGAACCTCATGTTGTGCCAAGCATCGAAAACGTTTACAACCGAACGTATGAACTCTCCAGAGGATTGTATCTATTCTATCTTTCCGATCACGGACAAAAGATCGATGATTTTATAACATACGTTACGAGTGAAGACGGACAGAAGACGATTTTAAAAAGCGGATATCTCCGCGGATCTCTTCCAACGGTAGAAGTAGAAGTAAAAAAATAG